A section of the Parasteatoda tepidariorum isolate YZ-2023 chromosome 6, CAS_Ptep_4.0, whole genome shotgun sequence genome encodes:
- the LOC107438710 gene encoding transmembrane protein 183 isoform X2, with amino-acid sequence MPKRSKKGLKKNNTSDIALDVKLSDFANSSARTGRLRKSVGCSFNKEIANICNAEEMLWYERDLEEFQLLEISTENRKKQLRSKALPDESQSRPGIRYPIDVWFLIGQAIQPEDVKKFALICKDSYFVSRSYSFWLRMYKRYYSPNIHLPIRLQPDCIEQSYCLKTSVIRALYYMYPLFINRIASRSANSDIYCLSNLCCTLMWRIQEDGKWVFYFKFQTNNSCFAAPLTYGVVIKDLWNSQDSEQGMKQETYVNHNPDEGCKILKLTCSHFVVVPQLVMGSRLSDVRINLAHDMRRQKLQLSFSYANYRQSNSTTNNSKENGYGDVVEFDAVENLMVLNWWHPQYPSDHKI; translated from the exons ATGCCTAAGCGTAGTAAAAAAGGTctgaagaaaaacaatacttctGATATTGCATTAg ATGTGAAACTCTCAGATTTTGCAAATAGTTCAGCTCGTACTGGAAGACTGCGGAAATCTGTTGGATGCTCTTTTAATAAAGAAA TTGCCAACATTTGCAATGCAGAAGAAATGTTATGGTATGAAAGAGATCTTGAAGAATTtcaacttttagaaatttccaCTGAAAATCGAA aaaagcaACTGCGATCAAAAGCTCTCCCTGATGAATCTCAGAGCAGACCTGGCATAAGGTATCCAATAGATGTATGGTTTTTAATTGGCCAAGCTATTCAACCTGAAGATgtcaaaaaatttgcattaatatgTAAAGATTCATATTTTGTTAGTCGATCTTATTCCTTTTGGCTAAGAATGTacaaaag atattacTCACCCAACATTCACCTTCCCATCAGATTGCAACCCGACTGTATAGAACAATCTTACTGTCTTAAAACATCTGTCATCAGAGCTCTGTACTACATGTATCCCCTTTTCATAAATAGAATAGCCTCTCGTTCAGCCAACTCTGATATCTACTGCTTGTCAAATCTTTGCTGTACACTGATGTGGCGAATCCAAGAAGATGGAAAGtgggttttttatttcaaatttcaaactaaCAACTCATGTTTTGCTGCACCATTAACTTATGGAGTAGTTATCAAAGACTTGTGGAACAGCCAAGATTCTGAACAAGGAATGAAACAAGAAACCTACGTCAACCACAACCCTGACGAGggttgtaaaatattgaaattaacttGTTCTCATTTTGTTGTTGTTCCTCAGCTGGTCATGGGGAGTCGTCTATCAGATGTTCGCATTAATTTGGCCCACGACATGCGTCGTCAAAAACTGCAGCTGTCATTTTCTTATGCAAATTATCGGCAGTCCAACTCGACTACCAATAACTCTAAAGAAAATGGTTATGGTGATGTGGTGGAATTCGATGCAGTGGAAAATTTGATGGTTTTAAATTGGTGGCATCCACAATACCCTTCTGATCATAAGATTTAA
- the LOC107438710 gene encoding transmembrane protein 183 isoform X1, with translation MPKRSKKGLKKNNTSDIALDVKLSDFANSSARTGRLRKSVGCSFNKEIVANICNAEEMLWYERDLEEFQLLEISTENRKKQLRSKALPDESQSRPGIRYPIDVWFLIGQAIQPEDVKKFALICKDSYFVSRSYSFWLRMYKRYYSPNIHLPIRLQPDCIEQSYCLKTSVIRALYYMYPLFINRIASRSANSDIYCLSNLCCTLMWRIQEDGKWVFYFKFQTNNSCFAAPLTYGVVIKDLWNSQDSEQGMKQETYVNHNPDEGCKILKLTCSHFVVVPQLVMGSRLSDVRINLAHDMRRQKLQLSFSYANYRQSNSTTNNSKENGYGDVVEFDAVENLMVLNWWHPQYPSDHKI, from the exons ATGCCTAAGCGTAGTAAAAAAGGTctgaagaaaaacaatacttctGATATTGCATTAg ATGTGAAACTCTCAGATTTTGCAAATAGTTCAGCTCGTACTGGAAGACTGCGGAAATCTGTTGGATGCTCTTTTAATAAAGAAA taGTTGCCAACATTTGCAATGCAGAAGAAATGTTATGGTATGAAAGAGATCTTGAAGAATTtcaacttttagaaatttccaCTGAAAATCGAA aaaagcaACTGCGATCAAAAGCTCTCCCTGATGAATCTCAGAGCAGACCTGGCATAAGGTATCCAATAGATGTATGGTTTTTAATTGGCCAAGCTATTCAACCTGAAGATgtcaaaaaatttgcattaatatgTAAAGATTCATATTTTGTTAGTCGATCTTATTCCTTTTGGCTAAGAATGTacaaaag atattacTCACCCAACATTCACCTTCCCATCAGATTGCAACCCGACTGTATAGAACAATCTTACTGTCTTAAAACATCTGTCATCAGAGCTCTGTACTACATGTATCCCCTTTTCATAAATAGAATAGCCTCTCGTTCAGCCAACTCTGATATCTACTGCTTGTCAAATCTTTGCTGTACACTGATGTGGCGAATCCAAGAAGATGGAAAGtgggttttttatttcaaatttcaaactaaCAACTCATGTTTTGCTGCACCATTAACTTATGGAGTAGTTATCAAAGACTTGTGGAACAGCCAAGATTCTGAACAAGGAATGAAACAAGAAACCTACGTCAACCACAACCCTGACGAGggttgtaaaatattgaaattaacttGTTCTCATTTTGTTGTTGTTCCTCAGCTGGTCATGGGGAGTCGTCTATCAGATGTTCGCATTAATTTGGCCCACGACATGCGTCGTCAAAAACTGCAGCTGTCATTTTCTTATGCAAATTATCGGCAGTCCAACTCGACTACCAATAACTCTAAAGAAAATGGTTATGGTGATGTGGTGGAATTCGATGCAGTGGAAAATTTGATGGTTTTAAATTGGTGGCATCCACAATACCCTTCTGATCATAAGATTTAA